Within the Trichoderma breve strain T069 chromosome 3, whole genome shotgun sequence genome, the region tggcaagtGTGGAATTAGTCTGTCAATACGAATTTGTTGGATGGGTGTTGTGGATGCTTGAGGGAGGCTTGGCGAGGCGAGCTTCGGAGTAAACTGGCGGCGGAATGCTTTTGCCAGGGTGTGATAATGTTAAATTATGCATCTAACTTTGCAGTATTTGCATGAAACGGGGTCAAGATTATCAACACCAGTAGTCAAGCATCCATATCGAGTAATTTATGGCCCATCTGGGTACGCTTCCCATGGAAAGACGGCGAAGTATATGCAGTTACACAAACACTAGCTTACTGTAGCAACAAGGGTGAAGACAAATGTCGGTCTCTAGGTGAAAATTAAAGTGAACACGCGTACTCTTACATGTTAGATCAGAAGCAGTTTGGCGTCAGATGCACCTCTCTTGCGGAACTTCGGCTCCGAGATCAACTTTCCGTGACAATTACCAGTTAGAGAGCCTGTGTCCAACTATTTAAAGAGCCAATCTCCCCTTGGTCCTGGAAATGGGTTTAGCTGAGCTCTGCTTGGGCTTGAGGGAGTTTCAGTCTACTCCATACTCGATAACTTTAATCATTGTTATTCTGACAAGTCAATCCTTCGACGAGTTGAGAGCAGCCGCTTGTCAAAGATAGCGTTTGTTAGCTCATGTCTAGTTTCGGAGAACTGTTCCGGGAAGAGATTTTAGTGAAATGATGCTTTGCCACTACAACTTTTAGCACATAAACAGAATTGGAGAGGGTGAAAAGTTGTTCTTCTCGTGGTCTTTCACCTTGACTTCAGCTTTTCCCATCTTCAACAGAACCATTTCTACACAGTTCTCAAATTAGAATCCGCGTATTTCTGATTACGGATTGAGGACAAATCATTAGTACATATTTCCGAGCGTTGTCCTAGAACAGATTAGCTGCCAATTCCTGCCGTGGCAGTGCCAGGATAAATTCTGCCGCCCCTTGGTCCCGCGATTCTTACGAAAGTCGGATATATTCCCGAGCCGCTTTTTGGATAACAAAGAACAGCAAACCAATGGTTTTAAGTGTTGGTAGAGCCCCCCAAATCCACCATACTCCGTGGGCAATTGTTTGCGAGTTGACGCGGGAAAAAATAAGACGCTCTGACCCCCAGTTAGTCGCATGAAAATAAGCATATCCGTTATAAGAATAAAGTTGTGTCAATAACATCAAATCGTAAGTTGATTGGAAGTGACGAGCTATAAGTAAGGGCGACATTCTTTAGTTCAAAGCGCAATAGCAAATCTCCTCCAAAACGAAGCATAAGGAACTTCGGTGTCTATTTAAAGCATTAAACGGCCATTGCGAATACTGATGTCGATGAGTTTTCCCTCCTTTTCCATTGATCCATCACTTCGTCCGAACGGTGCTCCAGCCACGGTCGAATTATAAGACTCTATTGGTGCAATTACGACTGTTGCAGGTTTTGTCGTTGACATCCATGACATAACCCAAATAACTCCCCGTTCAAATTCCTAATCCAGCCAAATCCGAAGCCAATCTAGCCGCTTGAAGCGACTCGAGTCAGACCAACGAGTGACTAAGCCATGCTTGCCATGATACAACGGCCAATCAAATGAGCCCCTTACCACCGTAACCACCTGTCTCACCGAATCGACCGCGGACGAAGCTTTTCTCATGGGTTTAAATGCAAATACAACGTTGACTTCTAAATAAGGTGGCTATGTTGACTGCGGCCGGGCAAATCAGACTGGTTGAACTGGAAGTACTTGACCAATGTGGTCGATTTAAACCCTCTTCGGCATTTCTGCAGCCTTATTTTCTTAGTGGATGCCTTATTGATAGTtattccatctctctccgTTCACCGAAGCCAACTCATCTCAATATTCTATTACtagtttctttttctcttttcgttTCTCAAAAGTAAGTACATTGAGATATACTCACTTATATCCCACGGCGCCTTCCATTGAAGCTACCGGCATTTTATCGCGGTAATTCGACGAGGCCCACGAAAAGGCTAACCTTGAAGTTGGTCAAGAACACTGGAAGACACTCGATGATGGGGTTAAAGCATAAAGAGTTCCTAGTAATGCGGTATACCGGAAAACTTTTGCAATAGATTGGAGGATGTGATGAGATCTCGACTCCTTGCATAATCCAGCCTAGTCGGCCTCGCGTTCCTAtgatctgcttcttcatcatcttcaagtGCATCTGAAATGGCTTATCATGCCAATATCCAAGCTAATTCAAGCTAAGCCACCCCAAAACGCAAGGCTTTGCTTTATTTCCTCGAGTCGGCTGCGTGGTTGACTCAGTTGCATGCCATGGAAACCATGAAGGCGCAAGGGAGACTGATTCAAGGGGCTTCAAGCCTTGGTCAGATTAGAGACATGTCTAATGGACACTGGCTCTTTCATCCTATTAGATGCTTCGGAATGCTCTTTTGAGACTTTTCGGCTCGATAGTTGGACCATTGATGCGGGCAACTCAGTGCGTGTGCAATGTAGCCCTTCACTATATAGATAGAGGTCTATGCGAACCGGACGTATTCGAGAATACCTAAGCACCTCGTACTCTCATCGCATCACAGGCTCCCAtattgagagagaaagcagGCTGGAACATTAAACTTGTCTTGGGTTACTCAAATTTGCCCATTTCTGCACAGTGATTTATCTTCCTGCATCATATCTCGTACTCTCGCCAATGAAGGGACTCGTCTCCGCTCTGCATATCGCAGTGCTTACTCTCGTCTGCACCGTCACCGCTATGGATGGAAAAACTTGCTTTACAATATGCTATCATCCAGCTGTAGAGCAGCAGTGCCCTGATGCGAACCTTGAATGCGTTTGCGAGAATCAAGAGTTTATATCGCTGCTCAATATGTGTATTCAGCGGACATGCCAGGAATCTCTATGTAAGTTATTTCACTCCCTACGCTTGGACAAGGTTCTCATGGCCGTTTGACTAATTATGATATCGATGGCAGATGAGGCCGAAGCTATCCATGCCGATATGTGTCTCTGAACGAATCTACCGCAAGTGGCTGGCTCGTGTGTTGTTGAGATATGATATCTGATGTAGTCACCATGTTACATCCGTTGGCTGTCTAGAGACCTTGGCATTACTGTATTTTTACTTCCTATCTAATTCCCTGGAGCAATACGAGAATGAATCATGAACAAAACTGTCATTTGTCTCTTACTTGACATTTGTTCTAATGAGAGCCCCAGGGGCACCAGGAGAACTCAAACAGATGAAGCTCCTGCTTGAAATACAAGTGACAGTCTCTCAACCCCAGGGAGACGCGTGCCaatacaagtacaagtagCATTGCCATACCTTAGTGCCCGTAGTATTTCccggggagaaagaagattgTCGCGAAAGGGGCGCGGCACTCGCGCGAACCACCTTGTTTTCCCCCGTTGTCGCAAATCCCGCTTTGGCGTCTTGATGTGTCATATGGCCTAgggtactccgtactctgTGAATACAAGCTTCACGGAATACGGAGTATTAGATTACATGCTGACAAAAACGAAGTGTTCGAGAATCTTGAAACCCCAGCAGTTGATCTCGACAAGATCCCAACAAACAGTGCAAAGAAGAGATCCATTCTCGAAAATATGCCCCTTGCCAAATGTGGCCGACGCCGATAATCATTACAGGCAGCTGCATTCTAGTCACCTTCCGCGCTAGGGCAAAAGCACAAGTGCCTTGAGATGCCCCTCAAGTACCTTGCAACGGCACAAGAGGTGCTATACATAGGAACATTCTACCTCGCAGTTACCAGAACAGGGTCGTACAGTACTTGTGCTGTGTCTTTCGTAGCCAATGAGATCTTACAAACGCGCGACAGGTGAGCGTATAAGCACGGGGAGATAAGATGTACCAGGTAAGTCGCAGCTACAGACGACGTGGGTGTCGCGTTGTACTGCATCGTACTCGTATAATCGAACAGACGCCTGAGTAAGTTCCTACACTACAGTGAACAAGCGTCCAGGGTTCCGCCTCTACTGAATTTCGTGATCAATGCAACGAACCGCCATTggatcaacaacaagatGCATCGCCGGCCCTTTGACATGGAAACAGACAAGCTTCGTTAAACGTCAATCAATCCATCGTCATAGGGCTTATGCCGAGGTCGCGAACCGAACTATTTACGGGTCCCGCGAGTCAAGCTAACCAAGCGCAAGGGAAAATAGGAATCGCAAATTGCTGACATACAAGAGCTAAAATGCTGGCAAAATACtagggaagaaaagaactttgcaaaagggaaaaagaaaaaaaaaaggagaagtgGAGAGGCCAAATACTTATTCCCGCCTCCGATACATCCGATTAGTAGACGTTTTGTATGACGTccaggaagagaagggaaagctACCCACACTCTAATCCTCGTGGCTGGCGGCCTGAATCTCGGTGGCTTGGATGGGAGCTCTTGGGAGGGAGCACGAGATTGCACGTATCGTCGGCAAGTGACGGTGTTGATTGCGCGCAGATTGGCCTCGTTGAAGGCCTAAATACCGCCGTTGTGGTGCCAGGGCCTCCGCGCAAGAACCCCCCAAATACGACTGGTCGTGGAGAAGCAGGGCTCGAAGATGCTGCCTCCGCGCACATTCTGCTTACCTCAGAGGGTAGGATAGGATATCCCTGGGAACGCTGATCGACTGGACGAGAGACGCCTCAAACCCTCGGCAGCTTATCACCACCAAGCACAAGCGCAAGAACCCTCGCCGGCGCGCTACCACGCCGTCTGGACCCTGGCGGCCTAGGTCATACAGATCGAGCGCTTCTGGACGTTCTGGGGAGGGCCCTgttgggaaaaaagaaaggtggGAAAGAAAGTGCCAAAAGTCATCATCAAACCAGGCTAACAGGCCGGGTTTAAGGACTTGCTTGGTGCCAAGTAGCAGCGAGTGCCGACTTGCCAGGGCGACGCTACGACTCCACGACTCCACGACTCCCCCGAGAGCCAAAGGAAGCGGCCGCAATGCGGATTAATTTGCTAGCAATAGCAAGCCTTTATTAGTCCCGGGCTTGAGGGCCGCCATCCTTGCTCACGTTGACTTCGTCCGTCGCCATCATTAGCCCACTTCGTGCGTGGCGCGCCACCTCGTCGCACCGTGACGACGATTCTCAGCCGCTTGAGATTTGCTGCCAAGTCTGGAGTAGCATTCccattctttcttctcccgccATTCTCCGTGGCGGCCTGTCTTGGCTCCACGGGCCTCGCGCGAGAGCCGAGGAACCCATCCACTGGCCAGCCTCAGCCAGCCccatctgcagcttctcacTGCCCATTCGCCGACTAGCTGGGTCCTTCGGGGGGGAGACACGGGGAGAAACCTCGTCTTTCAACTCCGGTCACGTCTTGATTGCCTgtggcctcttcatcttcgcatCCTTCGATTCGCCTATCTCATGCTACTCCTGTCCCTCAGACGGGTAGATGGAGTCGCCTCAGCCGCACGACGCAGAAGGCTCTGTGCCGCCACCACACAGCTCTTCCGCATCTCTGTCACCTCCAAATAAGCGCCGACGGACTACGACAACTAACGGTGACTGTTGTCGCACTTGCAGATTACGGAAGGTAGGGAAAGTTTCTCTGTTGTTTTCGCATCGCCGTCGCAAGGCACAGCGTGGTAGGCATATGTCCCGCGCTGGGCTCTGAAACCTGTTGATTCATTATGTTTACACGTCTGTATTTTGTTCTGTATGCTGCACAGCTAGATACCTTTTTACCGCACAAGCGTTCATTCTGTTTGTTgtgttgctggtgttgcgaTTCTTCTATCTCTTCTGTTGCGTTCCTAGGACTGACGAAGAGGCTTTCCCTCCTTTCTAGGTCAAATGTACCGGAAACCCTGGAAATGGACCTTGCAGCAACTGCTCTAGACTAGAGCTCACTTGTAGCTTTGCTGCATCTCCTGGCGCTTCCGAGGAAGGTAAATTACCATGTTTCGCAACAAGTTCAATCTTAGGGGTTTCTGACAGCTAGATCCAGAAAGAGTCTCTAGAACAACACCTTCACACAGCCATACAGAAGCAGGTAcgctgaggaagagggcgCAGAGGGCGTGCAGTCAGTGCCATACGCACAAAACGAAGTGCTCTGGAGACCTACCCAGGTGTAAAAGATGCGAAGCTGCCAACCTAGTCTGCGAATATACTCCTACCAGGAGGCGGTTCACCAATGTTCGTTTCAACAGTCCAAAGGCTGAGGACCAAACCCCTTCTACTTTGCAACCCCTCAAGTTGGAAGAAAACACAGCCCTCAGCCCCACGAGCAGCAATAGTACCAGCGTTCCATCTTACATCCTCGAATCCTCGAATCTTCAGGCCGAGTACGCGTTTCTCCCCCTTGTTGCGGTAAAGAAGAGTTGTATCCGGCGACTAACAGTAAATCATTCAGGGACATGCTACTCAGAAAAGATATTATTCTTACCCACTTGGATGCCTATTTTGATTATTTGTACATGATGCCAAGCTTAGGCTTTTTGCACCCCGAAGTCACCTACCGAGATGTTCAGGTATGAGGGCCACCATGGCATGCCAAGTGACCAGCAGAATCACCTGACATGGTTGTTCTTAGGAAAACAGATTCCCTCCTGCTCAAGCAGCGGCCGTGTGCTCCGTTACCAGTTTCTTCGTAAATCCTGGCCTGGCCGGCCGGGAATTTGCAAGGAAATGCAGCCAGCAAGTCGAAATGCATATTTACCGCAACATCTACAAGTTTTCTGAGAGCGCCCTCTTTTTGTTCGCCCTAAATATTCTTTTCAACATTCTCGACGGTTCGCACGCAAAAGTGTGGCAATGCTTTGGTGTGGCCTCGAGACTTATGATAGGCTTGCAGCTGAACTGGGATGTCACATCACGCCACTCTACCTTTATTCAACAAGAATGTCTTCGACGTATCGCCTGGCAGCTTTTCAGCCTTGACCGCCTATTAGCAGGTGGATATGAAGAGTACATATCTTGTCGAGCTGAGAATATGAAGATTAGGCTGCCCTGCAACGAAGCTGCTTTTAGGGAGAATCGACCGGTGGTTGCGGAGAGGCTTCATGACAGGCCTTCGCGCTGCTCACCGGCTCTGGGCCTACACGGAATCCAAATCCTTCTTGTCGATCTTCGGCACCGCATACAAGTGTAAGTCTCGCCCCTCTGCCGAAAAAGCCGTCTACAACTAGATTAGAATACTTACAAGTTTGTAGATCGACAAAAAAGCTAGCATTGCCTTCTGGAACGGCCATTGCGGCCCTGGAGCCATCAAAGGTTATGGAGGATATCGCTGCGTTGCAGAGCGAGCTGACTAGATTTCATGTTTCGATACACGACGAGCTACGACTGACTGACCAGAGCATGTCTCGATATGCTGCCTCGGACCAGTGGAGAGGATACTGTTTCTTCCATACGCACATGGCCGTGAGCCACATCGACCTCTATCGATTCTCATTGCCGGGTCCCCGAAACCAATCCTCGATAGAAATCCTTCGGAAACTTCCCCCGGACTTTATTGCTCGGTGTCAAAAGCAGGCCGTTGCCCACGCCATGAGTCTAGCCCGATTTTTGGAAGCCATTAAGATCGAGACGGACAGGATGCCAAACCCCGGAACTCCTAAACTGGTTGGCGACTACTCGGTTGCGCATATGTCCACTCAGTGTATTCGCGTGTTGCTCATCGCTCTGCAATACAACCTGTATGAAAACCTGATGGATACTACAGCACCGGTGTGGAGAGGCGCCGAGACTAGCGAGGGTCAGATCAAGTCGTTGATCGGCACCATCATGGAGATAACCGAGGCATGGGGCGAGATATTCGACATGGCTAAGCAAGCTGTATGTTGTATTTTGACTTTTCTCTATCCTCTCCCCTCTGACTTGCTGCccccccctcctttttttttttcttttttttctctttccacCGCTTTGACTTGCAATCTAACGAACGCCGGATAGCACGACTGTAACAAGGCGATGGTGGAAGAGTTTTACAAGAACGGGAGGATACTCGATCGAGGTAACGCTGCCATAAACACCGGACAAGAGCCAACCGAGGACAAATTTCTATTTGGATCGGATGTTTTTATTGAGCGAATGAACATCCCTGACATGAAAGATGAACAGAGGAGCCGAGCCGCGAACATGCCCGTGTCCGACTGGTGGATGGGTCCATCAACGACCCAGCAAGCATCGTCCAAGAGTGCGTCACCGCTGATGATGCCATATTCTACCCCAGAATCGAGCTATGACGGTGACCACGGACCGCCCGGCGTCCCCCTGTTCCTCGCTCAAGCGCGCAACGTATCCCTGGGCATCAGCGACATCTACGACGCGGAGACGGCGGTCGGCATGCAGCCGTCCGACatgctggccatgatgcccaACAACTACCAGATGATGCAGACCGAGGTCCTGAGCGGACAGGGCGGCATGCCCATGCTAAGGATAGACGACGCCATCCCCAACCAGGCCATGTTTCGACAGCAGGACGTCCCGCCCGCCCAGCCGCAGCACTTCATCCCGACGCAGCAGGGTATCATGATGAATGGATATGTGCCGCCGCCGTACCCTGGTAGCCATACCAGTACACCTCCGTATCCGCAGCAAAACGGCTTTaattgaagaaaaaaggagggagAAAAATGGGAGAATACTTTTGGGGTGTTTTGGGATGTTGATCATATGATAAAGCGTCGGTGTTTAGGGCGTTTTTGGTTTTATATAATGCCCCTTTTGGAAAATGAAGACGGGGCATTGCGTGTATAGCTATGGGTTTCTATCGTTACATATGTGCGAGGCTACACGTTGGATTTGACAACGGCGTGGCAGTTTGTATTGATGAGAATTGGCGTGTGTTGTGCATAAATCGGATGTATTTACTGCAATGGCCGAGATATatggtgaaggtgaagagtTTGGGAAGCGGCAGCGACTCTCCTGTTTGGGATAGCGTGTTGAAATACCGCGCGATATATACATTAATGCTGGTCATGAAGGCTTCTCTCTGTGAGCATATAAGGGGAATCCTTCATATTCACGAATATATATTCTGATGAAAGCATCTCTCCACATGATATCAGTCTAGCAACGTGATATACTGACTCAGTAGGCACAGTCGTGATGACGAAAGACAAGATAAAGGCATAATTCTTGATTATACACTATGTAATATCCTATACAGCTATATCACAAAAGAGCCATATCTTCAGTTCTTTCATCAAGATGGCCAGTCTCGCTATGTACTAAGGTCTTGTGTCCAgttttctccctttttatTCCTCCGCTCCATAAAccttccctcctccccccctttcttACTTAAAACCCCGCCCTTTTTATGTGCTTCTAAGACAACCAGCCCAATAGAACAATCCCAAGCCAATCCCAGCTTGGTGCCGCCCTTCCTCCACAAATCCCTTAATGAGGGCAGAAGATTGTAGCATTGACGCGGAGGAGAAGCtttgaaaaaaaataagCCCCACAGGGGAGAAAATTGACAGAATAGTAGACCCAATCATGGCAGCTGTGTacgatataaaaaaaacagaacTTGAAGTAACCGCTGCATAAACTGTAACCCCTCACATGTAGTTGCGCCATGTGCTTATCTATATGTCATAAGATCCGCTAGGGAGAGAAATGAAATAACCTTcctcggagaagaagataccGGGACTCGAGAATACCGAATTGAAGATtatgaaaagaagaacgaaCAGAGAAACATGGTATCGAGAATTTTGAGTGTCCAAGACTTGGTATCCAAAGGAAGTCGTTACACAGAGGATCGTTAAGTCTAGGTAAGAGCGTAGTGGAGGTGAATTTTTTTATGTCGTcgtgtattttttttttctgcttttgTAGGCATGGCCTGAGATGTAGTAGGAGATTCGGTGGACGAAGAACAATTATCAATTAGCTACTTCAGTAGTGGTCGAAGTAGGAGTggtccttctccttgaggccACCGATCTTGTCCATGTCGACGGAGTAAAACTGGCCCTTGGCTTCCTTTTCGTAAGCGGGCAGCTCTTCGTCATGCATGGGCTCAAGGCCGACTGTGGCATTTTCTCCAACACGAACGACGACAACTCGGCCACTCTTCCGGCGACCTTGCTCGTCCTGCTCATCAGGGAAAGTGATGTGGATCTCGGGAACATTGTCGGGGGAGTGAGGTGGTGAGCCGGGGGTCCGCAGCATGGGCTGGCCATCACGGCTGATGAAAAGAACGCTGGAGCGACCGTTGTGCGTGGTCTCAATGGTGAGGCCTCGGTGGTTCT harbors:
- a CDS encoding fungal specific transcription factor domain-containing protein, with amino-acid sequence MPSLGFLHPEVTYRDVQENRFPPAQAAAVCSVTSFFVNPGLAGREFARKCSQQVEMHIYRNIYKFSESALFLFALNILFNILDGSHAKVWQCFGVASRLMIGLQLNWDVTSRHSTFIQQECLRRIAWQLFSLDRLLAGGYEEYISCRAENMKIRLPCNEAAFRENRPVVAERLHDRPSRCSPALGLHGIQILLVDLRHRIQVSTKKLALPSGTAIAALEPSKVMEDIAALQSELTRFHVSIHDELRLTDQSMSRYAASDQWRGYCFFHTHMAVSHIDLYRFSLPGPRNQSSIEILRKLPPDFIARCQKQAVAHAMSLARFLEAIKIETDRMPNPGTPKLVGDYSVAHMSTQCIRVLLIALQYNLYENLMDTTAPVWRGAETSEGQIKSLIGTIMEITEAWGEIFDMAKQAHDCNKAMVEEFYKNGRILDRGNAAINTGQEPTEDKFLFGSDVFIERMNIPDMKDEQRSRAANMPVSDWWMGPSTTQQASSKSASPLMMPYSTPESSYDGDHGPPGVPLFLAQARNVSLGISDIYDAETAVGMQPSDMLAMMPNNYQMMQTEVLSGQGGMPMLRIDDAIPNQAMFRQQDVPPAQPQHFIPTQQGIMMNGYVPPPYPGSHTSTPPYPQQNGFN